Proteins encoded by one window of Pelmatolapia mariae isolate MD_Pm_ZW linkage group LG14, Pm_UMD_F_2, whole genome shotgun sequence:
- the foxl2a gene encoding forkhead box protein L2a, translated as MMATYQNPEDDAMALMIHDTNTTKEKERPKEEPVQDKVSEKPDPSQKPPYSYVALIAMAIRESSEKRLTLSGIYQYIITKFPFYEKNKKGWQNSIRHNLSLNECFIKVPREGGGERKGNYWTLDPACEDMFEKGNYRRRRRMKRPFRPPPTHFQPGKALFGGDSYGYLSPPKYLQSSFMNNSWSLGQPPTPMPYTSCQMASGNVSPVNVKGLSAPSSYNPYSRVQSMALPSMVNSYNGMSHHHHPHHTQQLSPATAAPPPVSSSNGAGLQFACSRQPAELSMMHCSYWEHETKHSALHTRIDI; from the coding sequence ATGATGGCCACTTACCAAAACCCGGAGGATGACGCAATGGCCCTAATGATCCACGACACCAACACGACCAAGGAGAAAGAGCGCCCAAAAGAGGAGCCGGTTCAGGACAAAGTCTCTGAGAAGCCGGATCCGTCCCAGAAACCGCCGTACTCCTATGTCGCTCTCATTGCCATGGCTATCCGGGAGAGCTCCGAGAAGCGCCTCACGCTGTCCGGCATATACCAGTATATAATCACCAAATTCCCCTTCTACGAGAAGAACAAGAAAGGTTGGCAGAACAGCATCAGACACAACCTGAGTCTTAACGAATGCTTCATAAAGGTGCCGCGGGAGGGCGGCGGCGAGAGAAAGGGGAATTACTGGACCCTCGACCCAGCCTGTGAGGACATGTTCGAGAAGGGGAACTACAGGCGACGCCGCAGGATGAAGCGGCCTTTCAGACCCCCACCAACGCACTTCCAGCCGGGGAAGGCCTTGTTCGGAGGGGACAGCTATGGCTACCTTTCTCCACCCAAGTACCTGCAGTCTAGCTTTATGAACAACTCCTGGTCGTTGGGCCAGCCGCCCACTCCGATGCCCTACACGTCCTGTCAGATGGCCAGCGGCAACGTGAGTCCGGTGAACGTCAAGGGGCTGTCAGCTCCCTCATCATATAACCCTTACTCCCGGGTGCAGAGCATGGCGCTCCCCAGCATGGTGAACTCTTACAACGGCATGAGTCACCATCACCATCCCCATCATACCCAGCAGCTGAGCCCTGCCACCGCGGCACCACCTCCGGTCTCCTCCAGTAACGGAGCCGGCCTTCAGTTCGCGTGCTCCCGCCAGCCCGCGGAGCTCTCCATGATGCACTGCTCATACTGGGAACACGAGACCAAACACTCGGCGTTACACACGAGGattgatatttga